The genomic region ACCCACTTACTAAAATCATTGATACTAGCAAAATTTGCCGCCACTTCACCAAGCCCTGGACCTAAGTTATTTAAACATGCAGCTACCGCTGTAAAGGCTGTGATCTCGTCAACCCCACTGGCCATAATCAACAGCATGCAGATAATAAAAATAACCGCATAAGCTGCAAAGAACCCCCAAATGGCATCGACTACTTTGTCAGGTAGCGCTTTACGTCCAAGCTTAATGGTAATAATCGCTTTAGGATGAATTAAACGACTGAGTTCGCGCAAGCCTTGTAGGTATAACAACACAACGCGGACTACCTTCATGCCACCGCCTGTACTGCCAGCACAACCGCCGACAAAGCTTGAAAATATCAGCAGCAGCGGTAGCATCGCTGGCCATGCGGAAAAGTCGGTTGTAGCAAAGCCTGCCGTGGTACTGATCGATACCGCCTGAAACAGCGCATCATCAAACGCTTGCTCAAAGTTATCGGTTACCCCATAAGCAAGCAGCGCAAAAAAACAAACAAAAGTCAGCACCAGCTGAATGGAAATAAACGCTTTGAACTCAGGGTCATAAAAATATGATTTAATATTACGACTGTTCCACGCAGTAAAATGCAGAGCAAAGTTAACCCCGGCAATGATCAAAAACAACACGCATATCGCGTTTATCAGAGGACTATCAAAGTACCCCATTGACGCATCATGAGTAGAAAACCCTCCGATCGCAATCGTCGAGAATGAATGTGATATTGCATCGAAGCCGTTCATACCAGCAGCCCAATAAGCCAGTGCACAAGCAATTGTAAGCGATAAGTAGATATACCATAAATGCTTGGCCGTATCGGCGATACGAGGTGTCATTTTCGAGTCCTTTACTGGCCCCGGTGTTTCAGCTCGATATAGCTGCATGCCACCAATGCCAAGCATAGGTAATACCGCAACCGCTAATACGATTATCCCCATACCTCCAAGCCACTGCAGCTGCTGACGATACCACAATACCGCATGAGGTAAATTATCAATGCCCGTTAATATGGTTGCCCCAGTCGTTGTTAATCCAGAAAAGGCTTCAAAAAATGCATCCGTATTTGATAAATTGGGTTGTTCGGTCAGCATCAGCGGTACCGCTGAAAAACTCGCAAGAACTGTCCAGAATAACACCACAATTAAAAAGCCTTCACGGGCTCGCAAATCGCCCTTTTGTTCGCGATTTGGGTACCAAGCAAAGAAGCCGGCACTAACACAAAGTAAAAAAGAAGTGATAAAAGCAACACCACCACCATCACCATAAATCAAAGATATGGCAGCGGGTGGCAACATGGTGACACTCAAGATGACGACCAATAAGCCGATGATACGAATGATATTTCGGAATTGCATTATAATAACGCTGTATTTTAATTTGTTATTTGAAGCCTACTTACAGGATAACCAAAATACGCGCTAAGCGATAGCGATTGATCAGTTTGTTAGCGGATTATGAGGGATAATTTTACCTGCGCTAATTTCTTGGATGCGCAGGCAAAAGTCGTTAATTTGTGGAATGGCGATTTCGAGCTGTAAATGAATTGTCGCGCCATAGTCACTAGCGACAATTTTGCCATCAAAGCTTTTTAAAGTATGCTCAACATCGTTAAGTTGTTCATAACCAATATCCATAGTAACGATATCGGTTGGCGTCTTCAGTGTTGTTTCGAGCTCGAGTATCGCTTGGCGAACACTGTTACCATAAGCCCGTTGTAAGCCGCCAGTACCAAGCTTTACGCCACCAAAATAGCGTGTAACAACAGCACAAATTTCACCAATATCACTACCTTGCAGAACCGCTAACATAGGTTTACCTGCGGTGCCGGTAGGCTCGCCATCATCGCTAAAGCCATAAGCAGTGCTTATTTCTGGGCGGGCATGAATAAAGGCATAGCAATGATGTGATGCATCGGGATAACGCTGTCTTATCGAATCAAT from Thalassotalea sp. Sam97 harbors:
- a CDS encoding YigZ family protein translates to MNINPLLMTPYYVPATSLEHEMEVNRSRFICSIAHCDSPTAVKQFIDSIRQRYPDASHHCYAFIHARPEISTAYGFSDDGEPTGTAGKPMLAVLQGSDIGEICAVVTRYFGGVKLGTGGLQRAYGNSVRQAILELETTLKTPTDIVTMDIGYEQLNDVEHTLKSFDGKIVASDYGATIHLQLEIAIPQINDFCLRIQEISAGKIIPHNPLTN
- a CDS encoding TrkH family potassium uptake protein, whose amino-acid sequence is MQFRNIIRIIGLLVVILSVTMLPPAAISLIYGDGGGVAFITSFLLCVSAGFFAWYPNREQKGDLRAREGFLIVVLFWTVLASFSAVPLMLTEQPNLSNTDAFFEAFSGLTTTGATILTGIDNLPHAVLWYRQQLQWLGGMGIIVLAVAVLPMLGIGGMQLYRAETPGPVKDSKMTPRIADTAKHLWYIYLSLTIACALAYWAAGMNGFDAISHSFSTIAIGGFSTHDASMGYFDSPLINAICVLFLIIAGVNFALHFTAWNSRNIKSYFYDPEFKAFISIQLVLTFVCFFALLAYGVTDNFEQAFDDALFQAVSISTTAGFATTDFSAWPAMLPLLLIFSSFVGGCAGSTGGGMKVVRVVLLYLQGLRELSRLIHPKAIITIKLGRKALPDKVVDAIWGFFAAYAVIFIICMLLIMASGVDEITAFTAVAACLNNLGPGLGEVAANFASINDFSKWVLIIAMLFGRLEIFTLLVLFLPSFWRD